One region of Catenuloplanes indicus genomic DNA includes:
- a CDS encoding (deoxy)nucleoside triphosphate pyrophosphohydrolase, with the protein MYTERARSKVVVGAAILSGGRVLACARSAPPEVAGRFEFPGGKVEPGESEIDAVARECAEELGITVRPGARLGVDVPLGNGWAVLRVYLAELIGDAQPRALEHRELRWLAVDELDSVLWLPADVPIVEALRAHLTAAG; encoded by the coding sequence GTGTACACGGAACGGGCCCGGTCGAAGGTCGTCGTCGGCGCTGCCATCCTCTCCGGCGGTCGCGTCCTGGCCTGCGCGCGATCGGCGCCGCCGGAGGTCGCCGGCCGCTTCGAGTTCCCCGGTGGCAAGGTGGAGCCGGGCGAGTCCGAGATCGATGCGGTGGCGCGCGAATGTGCGGAAGAACTCGGCATCACGGTGCGGCCGGGAGCGCGGCTCGGCGTCGACGTGCCGCTCGGCAACGGCTGGGCGGTGCTGCGGGTCTACCTCGCGGAGCTGATCGGTGACGCACAGCCACGCGCGCTGGAGCACCGCGAGCTGCGCTGGCTCGCCGTCGACGAACTGGACTCGGTGCTCTGGCTGCCCGCGGACGTCCCGATCGTCGAGGCGCTCCGCGCCCACCTGACCGCCGCCGGCTAG
- a CDS encoding succinate dehydrogenase/fumarate reductase iron-sulfur subunit, with protein MGTKRNFRVWRGDADGGDLRDFQVEVNEGEVVLDIIHRLQATQTPDLACRWNCKAGKCGSCSMEINGMPRLSCMTRMSTFAPDETVTITPLRTFPVIRDLVTDVSYNYQKARETPAFAPPAGVAPGEYRMQQVDVERSQEFRKCIECYLCQNTCHVIRDHDENKPPFSGPRFFIRAAELDMHPLDARSDRKEYAQASMGLGFCNITKCCTEVCPEHIKITDNAIIPMKERVVDRRFDPLVWLGRKIFRRDQLEAAEREPEPDPALGSLPARDPHRPARGPQAPAIDAAGHLAITELTFENQGAGSPFGDDVRFPLDPDEINYHHPVRGGSDRTPSQAISEAVEDEPHH; from the coding sequence ATGGGCACGAAGCGCAACTTCAGGGTCTGGCGCGGCGACGCGGACGGCGGCGACCTGCGGGACTTCCAGGTCGAGGTGAACGAGGGCGAGGTCGTGCTGGACATCATCCACCGGCTGCAGGCCACCCAGACGCCCGATCTGGCCTGCCGGTGGAACTGCAAGGCCGGCAAGTGCGGCTCCTGCTCGATGGAGATCAACGGCATGCCGCGGTTGAGCTGCATGACCCGGATGTCCACGTTCGCCCCGGACGAGACGGTCACGATCACGCCGCTGCGCACGTTCCCGGTCATCCGCGACCTGGTCACCGACGTCTCGTACAACTATCAGAAGGCCCGCGAGACGCCCGCGTTCGCGCCGCCGGCCGGGGTCGCGCCGGGCGAGTACCGGATGCAGCAGGTGGACGTGGAGCGGTCGCAGGAGTTCCGCAAGTGCATCGAGTGCTACCTCTGCCAGAACACCTGCCACGTGATCCGCGACCACGACGAGAACAAGCCGCCGTTCTCCGGCCCGCGCTTCTTCATCCGCGCGGCCGAGCTGGACATGCATCCGCTGGACGCGCGCTCCGACCGCAAGGAGTACGCGCAGGCGTCGATGGGGCTGGGCTTCTGCAACATCACGAAGTGCTGCACCGAGGTCTGCCCGGAGCACATCAAGATCACCGACAACGCGATCATCCCGATGAAGGAGCGCGTGGTCGACCGGCGCTTCGACCCGCTGGTGTGGCTCGGCCGCAAGATCTTCCGCCGGGACCAGCTGGAGGCCGCGGAGCGGGAGCCGGAGCCGGACCCGGCGCTGGGCTCGCTGCCCGCGCGCGACCCGCACCGGCCGGCCCGCGGACCGCAGGCGCCCGCGATCGACGCGGCCGGGCACCTGGCGATCACGGAGCTGACCTTCGAGAACCAGGGCGCGGGTTCCCCGTTCGGCGACGACGTCCGGTTCCCGCTGGACCCCGACGAGATCAATTACCACCATCCGGTACGTGGCGGGAGTGACCGCACACCGTCCCAGGCGATCTCCGAGGCGGTCGAGGACGAGCCGCATCACTGA